A section of the Mesorhizobium loti genome encodes:
- the tssH gene encoding type VI secretion system ATPase TssH translates to MEQRRSSQTFKRKELVGKLNPVGVRAFKAAADAAKLRGNPYVELVHFIEQLVLSDRSDVQMIIADAGVDASRLTADMTRAVDKLPYGATSIEEFSDHIFHAIQEAWNLATLEFGVEEVRSAHILLACLRTPVLEGLLSKISGEFDKIDADAVIARFADVVEGSLEAGASTTVSAPEAPRRGPGGDSALAKYATDLTQRARDGKIDPVVGRDPEIRQIVDILMRRRQNNPILTGEAGVGKTAVVEGFALRVAADDVPPTLQGVSVRMLDVGLMQAGASVKGEFEKRLKAVIDEVQSSETPVILFIDEAHTLIGAGGAAGTGDAANLLKPALARGELRTIAATTWAEYKQHIEKDPALTRRFQVVKIDEPSEAVAVLMLRGVAGVLEKHHEVQILDEAIEAAVGLSHRYIPARQLPDKAVSLLDTACARVAISQHATPAEVEDIIRRRQALEVERGIIGREAAIGIEVAERQARVEAGLAETETTLAAAEGRWEREKALVAEILELRARLRGEGVPLDAEATAEADTETAVTDAEKTKVPKTEPPKTETAKAETTKTKAAKARAEAPAAADPAPSDPAADLARLRELMAELATAQGETPLILPSVDRNAVAAVVQDWTGIPTGRMLSSQTEKALKLATTLSERVVGQDHAMEMIARRVQTSRAGLGAPEKPVGVFLLCGPSGVGKTETALALAETLYGGEQNLISINMSEFQEAHTVSTLKGAPPGYVGYGKGGILTEAVRRKPYSVILLDEVEKAHPDVHEIFFQVFDKGMMDDSEGRRIDFKNTLILLTSNVGSEVIMERTGNGTIRAGLDDLDIALRSPLLKVFPAAFLGRVVTIPYYPLSDGMIEAITRHQFAKIARRLRTTNDAELVIGDGVMDLVKARCTEIESGGRMIDAILTNTLLPELSRGVLDRSLAGEKMSKVTVGASKEGFTYSFE, encoded by the coding sequence ATGGAACAGCGCCGGTCATCGCAGACTTTCAAACGCAAGGAACTGGTCGGCAAGCTCAATCCTGTCGGTGTCCGCGCCTTCAAGGCTGCCGCCGATGCCGCCAAACTGCGCGGTAATCCCTATGTCGAACTGGTCCATTTCATCGAGCAACTGGTGCTTTCCGACCGCTCGGATGTGCAGATGATCATCGCCGATGCGGGCGTGGATGCGAGCCGGCTCACGGCCGACATGACCCGCGCCGTCGACAAGCTGCCTTATGGCGCGACCTCGATCGAGGAATTCTCCGACCACATCTTTCATGCCATCCAGGAGGCCTGGAACCTGGCAACGCTCGAGTTCGGCGTCGAGGAAGTCCGCAGCGCACATATTCTGCTTGCCTGCCTGAGGACGCCGGTGCTGGAAGGCCTGCTGTCGAAGATCAGCGGCGAGTTCGACAAGATCGACGCCGACGCGGTCATTGCGCGGTTCGCCGACGTCGTGGAAGGTTCGCTCGAAGCCGGCGCCTCGACCACGGTCTCCGCCCCTGAAGCGCCGCGGCGGGGGCCAGGCGGGGATTCGGCGCTGGCGAAATACGCCACCGACCTGACCCAGCGCGCCCGCGACGGCAAGATCGACCCGGTCGTCGGCCGCGATCCGGAAATCCGGCAGATCGTCGATATCCTGATGCGGCGCCGGCAGAACAACCCGATCCTGACCGGCGAGGCCGGTGTCGGCAAGACCGCGGTGGTCGAGGGCTTTGCCTTGCGTGTCGCCGCGGACGACGTGCCGCCCACACTGCAAGGCGTCAGCGTGCGCATGCTTGACGTCGGATTGATGCAGGCGGGCGCCAGCGTGAAGGGCGAATTTGAAAAACGGCTGAAGGCGGTCATCGACGAGGTTCAGTCGTCCGAGACGCCGGTCATCCTGTTCATCGACGAGGCGCACACGCTGATCGGCGCCGGCGGCGCGGCTGGAACAGGCGACGCGGCCAATCTCTTGAAGCCGGCGCTGGCGCGCGGTGAACTTCGCACGATCGCGGCGACGACCTGGGCCGAATACAAGCAGCACATCGAGAAAGACCCTGCGCTGACCCGCCGTTTCCAGGTGGTCAAGATCGACGAACCGTCGGAGGCGGTGGCCGTGCTGATGTTGCGCGGTGTGGCCGGCGTTCTGGAGAAGCATCACGAGGTGCAGATACTCGATGAGGCGATCGAGGCGGCGGTCGGCCTGTCGCATCGCTACATCCCGGCGCGGCAACTGCCGGACAAGGCGGTGAGCCTGCTCGATACCGCTTGTGCCCGTGTCGCCATATCGCAGCACGCGACGCCGGCCGAGGTCGAGGACATCATTCGCCGCCGCCAGGCGCTGGAGGTCGAGCGCGGCATCATCGGTCGCGAGGCTGCGATCGGCATCGAGGTGGCGGAGCGGCAGGCGCGGGTTGAAGCCGGGTTAGCCGAAACCGAGACCACGCTGGCTGCCGCCGAGGGGCGCTGGGAGCGTGAAAAGGCGCTGGTCGCCGAGATACTCGAATTGCGCGCGCGGCTGCGCGGTGAGGGCGTGCCGCTCGATGCGGAGGCGACCGCTGAGGCTGACACTGAAACGGCAGTGACGGACGCGGAAAAGACCAAGGTGCCCAAGACTGAGCCGCCCAAGACGGAAACGGCGAAGGCGGAAACGACGAAGACCAAGGCGGCCAAAGCCAGGGCCGAGGCGCCGGCGGCTGCCGATCCGGCGCCGTCGGATCCGGCGGCCGACCTTGCTCGGTTGCGCGAGCTGATGGCCGAATTGGCCACGGCGCAAGGCGAGACACCGCTGATCCTGCCCTCGGTTGACCGCAATGCCGTGGCCGCCGTGGTCCAGGACTGGACGGGAATCCCGACTGGACGGATGTTGTCGAGCCAGACCGAAAAGGCGCTCAAGCTCGCCACCACGCTCTCGGAGCGGGTCGTCGGCCAGGATCACGCCATGGAGATGATCGCCAGGCGCGTACAGACCAGCCGCGCCGGGCTCGGTGCACCGGAAAAGCCGGTCGGCGTGTTCCTGCTCTGCGGCCCCTCGGGCGTCGGCAAGACTGAAACCGCGCTGGCGCTGGCCGAAACCCTCTATGGCGGCGAACAGAACCTGATCTCGATCAACATGTCCGAGTTCCAGGAGGCGCATACGGTGTCCACCTTGAAAGGTGCGCCGCCCGGCTATGTCGGTTACGGCAAGGGCGGCATCCTGACCGAGGCCGTGCGCAGAAAACCCTATTCGGTGATCCTGCTCGACGAGGTCGAGAAGGCGCATCCCGACGTCCACGAGATATTCTTCCAGGTTTTCGACAAGGGCATGATGGACGACAGCGAGGGGCGACGGATCGATTTCAAGAACACGCTGATCCTGCTTACCTCCAATGTCGGCTCGGAGGTCATCATGGAGCGGACCGGGAACGGCACTATACGGGCCGGACTTGACGATCTGGACATCGCCTTGCGCAGCCCGCTGCTGAAGGTCTTCCCGGCTGCCTTCCTCGGCCGGGTGGTGACCATTCCCTATTACCCGCTCTCGGACGGGATGATCGAAGCCATCACCCGTCACCAGTTTGCCAAGATCGCTCGCCGGCTGCGCACGACCAACGATGCGGAACTGGTAATCGGCGACGGTGTCATGGATCTGGTCAAGGCCCGCTGCACCGAGATCGAATCCGGCGGACGGATGATCGATGCCATCCTGACCAACACGCTGCTGCCGGAACTGAGCCGGGGCGTGCTCGACCGGTCGCTCGCGGGCGAGAAAATGTCAAAGGTCACCGTTGGCGCCTCCAAGGAAGGTTTCACCTATTCCTTCGAGTAG
- the tssA gene encoding type VI secretion system protein TssA has product MIDVALWLSPLDGENPSGEDLRNDPAFHELERLTEPEIKVVHDGNNKPTSQSTIPVDWSAVLAKAGELRAHGRDLRLLVIVTRALANEEGLAGLAQGLTLIAQTFDQHWETMHPALRPNASPRDAALRRINALLDLQNSQDGLLANLRQMIFFTPRSIGPVSGRDLEQSALDDRVMLQEAASGLNTAEKAALVSAHGQLLNRVRAGCAAQIDQAGAEMVSLVADARAAIAALDAVETALDARLEGGGAPVPELKRFLQRLLTTLERNSAAGAVANGVAKPAEPVTPARNGHGAETMTSAASYADSSTGLPDRISSRDDVVKCLDLVVAFYDRTEPSSPIPHLARRVRRMVHMDFVELMEDLAPSGLKEFRLLAGVPDVKKTAQKDER; this is encoded by the coding sequence GTGATTGATGTCGCACTCTGGCTTAGTCCGCTCGACGGTGAAAATCCGTCAGGGGAAGACTTGCGCAACGACCCGGCTTTTCACGAGCTGGAGCGCCTGACCGAACCCGAGATCAAAGTCGTCCACGACGGCAACAACAAGCCCACGTCGCAAAGCACCATTCCGGTCGACTGGTCCGCCGTGCTGGCGAAGGCGGGGGAATTGCGTGCGCATGGCCGCGACCTGCGGCTGCTGGTCATCGTCACCCGCGCGCTGGCCAATGAAGAAGGACTGGCCGGGCTCGCGCAGGGGCTGACGCTTATTGCGCAGACCTTCGACCAGCATTGGGAAACCATGCATCCGGCACTGCGGCCCAACGCTTCGCCTCGCGATGCCGCCTTGCGCCGTATCAACGCGCTGCTCGACCTCCAGAACAGTCAGGACGGGTTGTTGGCGAACCTGAGGCAAATGATTTTCTTTACGCCACGCTCGATCGGGCCGGTCAGCGGACGCGACCTGGAACAAAGCGCGCTCGACGACCGCGTCATGCTCCAGGAAGCCGCGTCGGGATTGAACACCGCGGAAAAGGCCGCACTGGTCAGCGCACACGGGCAATTGTTGAACCGGGTGCGCGCCGGATGCGCGGCACAGATCGATCAGGCCGGTGCGGAGATGGTCTCGCTCGTCGCCGACGCCCGGGCGGCGATCGCGGCCCTCGACGCGGTCGAAACGGCGCTGGACGCCCGTCTCGAAGGCGGCGGCGCTCCCGTTCCGGAATTAAAACGGTTCCTGCAGCGTTTGCTGACGACCCTCGAACGGAATTCGGCAGCCGGCGCCGTGGCGAATGGCGTGGCCAAGCCGGCTGAACCGGTAACACCTGCTCGAAACGGTCATGGAGCCGAGACTATGACAAGTGCGGCAAGCTACGCGGACTCGAGCACGGGGCTTCCCGACCGGATCTCCTCTCGCGACGACGTGGTCAAATGCCTGGACCTGGTCGTCGCCTTCTATGACCGCACCGAACCGTCGAGCCCCATACCGCATCTGGCGCGGCGCGTGCGCCGGATGGTGCACATGGATTTCGTTGAACTGATGGAAGATCTCGCCCCGTCTGGGCTGAAGGAATTCCGGCTTCTTGCCGGCGTTCCCGATGTCAAGAAGACGGCTCAGAAGGATGAAAGGTAA
- the tssB gene encoding type VI secretion system contractile sheath small subunit, translating to MPAESKAKVIERNRAPRVQIAYDVETYGSPTTIELPFVMAVMADLSGASQTREASKSVLDRSFVETDANRFPKFMEALGPRVKARVKNTLPQAEGQERDEELALDLTFTKMGDFAPDKIAEQVPQLAEILKMRRQLEELLGFMDGRVDAEKRIAQLLNNEPLLGKIASQALADDDKAGE from the coding sequence ATGCCAGCCGAAAGCAAAGCGAAGGTCATCGAACGAAATCGCGCGCCGCGGGTGCAGATCGCCTACGACGTGGAAACCTACGGCAGCCCGACGACGATCGAATTGCCGTTTGTGATGGCCGTGATGGCCGACCTTTCCGGCGCTTCGCAGACCAGGGAAGCATCGAAATCGGTGCTCGACCGATCCTTCGTCGAGACCGACGCGAACCGCTTCCCCAAATTCATGGAAGCGCTCGGGCCGCGCGTCAAAGCCCGGGTGAAGAACACGCTGCCGCAGGCCGAAGGCCAGGAGCGCGACGAGGAACTGGCGCTCGATCTCACCTTCACCAAGATGGGTGATTTCGCCCCCGACAAAATTGCCGAACAGGTGCCGCAACTGGCCGAGATCCTGAAGATGCGCCGCCAGCTCGAAGAGTTGCTTGGCTTCATGGACGGCCGCGTCGACGCCGAAAAACGCATCGCGCAGCTTCTGAACAACGAGCCGCTGCTTGGCAAGATCGCCAGCCAGGCACTGGCCGACGACGACAAGGCAGGGGAGTAA
- the tssC gene encoding type VI secretion system contractile sheath large subunit, with protein sequence MAEQQKTAAVTADAEAINLDEFSGLLEKDFKVKKDDSEKLQQLVRNLALAAQSRSDTTTISSNAIKSIKSLIAGIDKMLTTQVNEILHAPEVREMEGTWRGLWYLVNNTETDQKLKIRVMNISKEQLADTLEDYEGQMWDQSPIFKKVYTDEYSMLGGEPIGCVIGAYEFSNHPRDVGLLRNISGICASAHTPFIAAASPRLFRMDSWQELPNPQDLQQIVSNPAYASWQSLRESEDARYIGLTMPRVLARLPYGTDTVPVKGFTFEEEVQGDHNKYVWMNAAFPMGVNINRSHKLFGWGTQIRGVENGGTVLNLPVHSFPTDDGSIAMKCPTEVAIDDRREAELAKLGLMPILHRKNTDLAAFIGAHSLQDDETRAGRLVDPDAQSNERLSANLPYLFPVSRFAHYLKAIARDKVGSFKERSDMQIWLTEWINRYVLANPAFADDKARAKRPLAAAEVQVDSVEGRPGYYNARFYLRPHYQLEGINASLRLVSELPSVKT encoded by the coding sequence ATGGCCGAACAGCAAAAGACCGCCGCCGTCACCGCTGATGCCGAAGCCATAAACCTCGACGAATTCAGCGGGCTCCTCGAGAAGGATTTCAAGGTCAAGAAGGACGACAGCGAGAAGCTGCAGCAACTCGTGCGCAATCTCGCGCTCGCGGCGCAATCGCGTTCCGACACCACGACCATCTCGTCCAATGCGATCAAGTCGATCAAGTCGCTGATCGCGGGCATCGACAAGATGCTGACGACACAGGTCAACGAGATCCTGCACGCGCCGGAAGTGCGCGAGATGGAGGGCACATGGCGAGGCCTCTGGTATCTCGTCAACAACACCGAGACCGACCAGAAGCTGAAGATCCGGGTGATGAACATCTCCAAGGAACAGCTGGCCGACACGCTCGAAGACTATGAAGGCCAGATGTGGGACCAGAGCCCGATCTTCAAGAAGGTCTACACGGACGAGTATTCGATGCTGGGCGGCGAGCCGATCGGCTGTGTGATCGGCGCCTACGAATTCTCCAACCACCCGCGCGATGTCGGCTTGCTGCGCAATATTTCCGGCATCTGCGCCTCGGCGCACACGCCGTTTATCGCCGCCGCCTCGCCCCGCCTGTTCCGCATGGACAGCTGGCAGGAACTGCCGAATCCGCAAGACCTGCAGCAGATCGTCTCCAACCCGGCCTATGCCTCGTGGCAGTCGCTGCGTGAGAGCGAGGACGCACGCTATATCGGCCTGACCATGCCGCGCGTCCTGGCCAGGTTGCCCTATGGCACCGATACCGTCCCGGTGAAGGGCTTCACCTTCGAGGAAGAGGTGCAGGGCGATCACAACAAATATGTCTGGATGAACGCCGCCTTCCCGATGGGCGTCAACATCAACCGCAGCCACAAGCTTTTCGGCTGGGGCACGCAGATCCGCGGCGTTGAGAATGGCGGCACAGTGCTTAACCTGCCGGTGCACAGCTTCCCGACCGACGACGGCTCGATCGCGATGAAATGTCCGACCGAAGTCGCCATCGACGACCGGCGCGAGGCCGAACTGGCCAAGCTCGGCCTGATGCCGATCCTGCACCGGAAGAACACCGATCTCGCGGCCTTCATCGGCGCCCATTCGCTGCAGGACGACGAAACGCGCGCTGGCCGGCTAGTCGACCCCGATGCCCAGTCGAACGAGCGGCTGAGCGCCAACCTGCCCTATCTCTTCCCGGTCTCGCGCTTCGCGCACTACCTCAAGGCGATCGCGCGCGACAAGGTCGGCTCGTTCAAGGAACGCTCCGACATGCAGATCTGGCTGACCGAGTGGATCAACCGCTACGTGCTGGCCAACCCTGCCTTCGCCGACGACAAGGCGCGCGCCAAGCGCCCGCTGGCGGCGGCGGAAGTCCAGGTGGACAGCGTGGAGGGGCGGCCGGGCTACTACAACGCCCGCTTCTACCTGCGCCCGCATTACCAGCTGGAAGGCATCAACGCCTCGCTGCGGCTGGTATCGGAACTGCCGTCCGTGAAGACCTGA
- a CDS encoding Hcp family type VI secretion system effector: MPVKIDGFLKVPDIKGPSTRDGHSDEIEIHGVDYKMVAPYDPNSLSRRGRVSMGMIKFIKHYDKSSPYLAKALFENKALDEVVFSARRTIDGETKDYLVVTLTDASIMEYDMSQAEDEEDLIQEEVSFAYKKIKFVYDGNDEAEMDVYVGK; encoded by the coding sequence ATGCCAGTCAAGATTGATGGTTTTCTGAAGGTTCCCGATATCAAGGGCCCAAGCACCCGCGACGGCCACTCGGACGAAATCGAAATCCATGGCGTCGACTACAAGATGGTCGCGCCCTATGACCCGAATTCGCTCTCACGCCGCGGGCGCGTGTCGATGGGCATGATCAAGTTCATCAAGCATTACGACAAGTCCTCACCATACCTGGCAAAGGCGTTGTTCGAGAACAAGGCGCTGGATGAAGTGGTGTTCTCCGCACGGCGGACCATCGATGGCGAGACCAAGGATTACCTGGTCGTCACGCTCACCGACGCCTCGATCATGGAATACGACATGTCGCAGGCCGAGGACGAGGAAGACCTGATCCAGGAAGAGGTCAGCTTCGCCTACAAGAAGATCAAGTTCGTCTATGACGGCAATGATGAAGCCGAAATGGATGTCTATGTCGGCAAGTGA
- the tssE gene encoding type VI secretion system baseplate subunit TssE, whose protein sequence is MSASEVRRPGAGKQQIAGSLRAKSEAVQPSLWDRLVNDLPGLTSEIDGLRHVLLDELGADRLDAFVAGSARTIDADAELTPDQKRRLHRLAFQTQHRAEIESRGVVVSARVLREAVRRDIEALFNTERFEATPLLSDLENEQMADNPPSLADFPEVRRSVVNYGVPSFSGRSSRDFDRDVLAREIRLVLATFEPRLKESATKVTVTLGDKTVGLKIEIDAVLIMTPTPERMRLRTTINLDNGLARTEIRDA, encoded by the coding sequence ATGTCGGCAAGTGAGGTTCGGCGGCCCGGCGCGGGCAAGCAGCAGATAGCCGGCAGCTTGCGGGCAAAAAGCGAGGCCGTCCAGCCATCGCTATGGGATCGTCTTGTCAACGACCTGCCGGGCCTGACCTCGGAGATAGACGGGCTGCGCCATGTCCTGCTGGACGAGCTTGGCGCGGACCGCCTCGACGCCTTCGTTGCCGGCAGTGCGCGGACCATCGACGCCGATGCGGAGCTGACGCCAGACCAGAAGCGGCGTCTGCATCGCCTGGCCTTCCAGACCCAGCACCGCGCCGAGATCGAAAGCCGTGGCGTGGTGGTATCGGCGCGCGTCCTCAGGGAAGCAGTGCGGCGCGACATCGAGGCTCTGTTCAACACCGAGCGTTTCGAGGCCACGCCGTTGCTTTCCGACCTGGAAAACGAGCAAATGGCGGACAATCCGCCGTCGCTCGCCGATTTTCCGGAGGTCCGTCGAAGCGTGGTCAATTACGGCGTGCCCTCCTTCTCGGGCCGGTCGTCCCGCGACTTTGACCGCGACGTGCTGGCGCGCGAAATCCGCTTAGTGCTCGCCACCTTCGAGCCCCGCCTCAAGGAAAGCGCGACGAAGGTTACCGTCACCCTGGGCGACAAGACCGTGGGCCTGAAGATCGAGATAGACGCCGTGCTGATCATGACGCCCACACCGGAACGCATGCGCCTGCGCACCACGATCAATCTCGACAACGGCTTGGCGCGGACCGAAATTAGGGACGCCTGA